A single genomic interval of Orcinus orca chromosome 19, mOrcOrc1.1, whole genome shotgun sequence harbors:
- the LOC125962135 gene encoding uncharacterized protein LOC125962135, translated as MLSHRPRGPGRALGATGRAPGSRGAAGRAGGPRSRSQEEERAARRVPADGQTDSAATHKVESTTNSAGGCSVSYFMDECTVGFRDRAAAARHRLPPRSGPRVTGEPLSRPPHPAQTPGRSPLPPVACPSWVQPTREMPRQLLGCPEGWQGGRLDLLQLGRGPSAGPATRGQMPG; from the coding sequence ATGCTGAGTCACCGCCCACGGGGCCCGGGGCGGGCCCTCGGGGCCACGGGCAGGGCGCCGGGGTCTCGGGGAGCCgcggggagggctgggggccctCGAAGCAGGAGTCAGGAGGAGGAGCGGGCGGCCCGAAGAGTACCTGCCGACGGACAGACAGACAGTGCAGCCACCCATAAAGTAGAAAGCACTACTAACAGCGCTGGAGGGTGTAGTGTTTCCTACTTTATGGATGAGTGTACTGTGGGCTTCAGAgaccgcgccgccgccgcccgccacCGACTTCCTCCGCGTTCGGGACCGCGTGTGACAGGTGAGCCCCTCAgccgccctccccaccccgcccagaCCCCTGGAAGGTCTCCGCTGCCCCCCGTGGCCTGCCCCTCCTGGGTCCAGCCAACCCGGGAAATGCCGCGTCAGCTCCTCGGCTGCCCCGAGGGCTGGCAGGGTGGACGCCTGGACCTGCTGCAGCTGGGGCGAGGCCCCAGTGCAGGCCCAGCCACCAGAGGACAGATGCCAGGATGA